Proteins encoded in a region of the Rhodopirellula halodulae genome:
- a CDS encoding dipeptidase: MAQPEQSATSSAAQLPSEVQSHLDANRERHQEELVDWLKIPSISSDSSRRDDVHEAAAWLQRKFEDAGLSTELIATDGFPLLVASTPPVDGAPVALVYGHYDVQPPEPLDLWTTPPFEPSIRDGKIFARGATDDKGQVLTHIHSVCDWVASGQSLPLQIKFLIEGEEEVGSQNLEERLPDLADKLACDVVVISDSSQYAPGRPAITCGLRGIATYELFLDGPSHDLHSGSFGGAVANPAMALCQMLASMKNADGSIAVEGIYDDVAAIPDIEREAWKKLGADDAEFANSVGASELHGETGFTTDERRWARPSLDINGLTSGHQGEGVKTVLPAKASAKFSFRLVPDQDPKRLTKLLESHFEKHCPPGIHWTLKPDHGAGAMLADANSRFAKAASVAIEQAFGTAPVMIREGGSIPILARFQEVLKCDCLLLGWGQGDDAAHSPNEKFSLDDFHRGIQASASLWQSIASV, from the coding sequence ATGGCCCAACCCGAACAATCTGCCACCTCGTCCGCCGCTCAACTGCCCTCGGAAGTTCAATCTCACTTGGATGCAAACCGAGAGCGTCATCAGGAGGAATTGGTCGATTGGCTGAAAATCCCCAGCATCAGCAGCGACTCATCACGTCGCGATGACGTGCACGAAGCGGCAGCTTGGCTCCAGCGAAAATTTGAAGACGCTGGCCTGAGCACCGAACTGATCGCCACCGACGGGTTCCCGCTGCTGGTCGCGTCCACGCCGCCGGTCGACGGAGCCCCCGTCGCCCTGGTCTACGGTCACTACGACGTGCAGCCGCCCGAGCCACTGGATCTATGGACCACGCCTCCGTTTGAGCCATCGATCCGCGACGGCAAGATCTTCGCCCGAGGTGCGACGGACGACAAAGGCCAAGTCCTGACACACATCCACAGCGTTTGTGATTGGGTCGCCAGCGGGCAGTCCTTGCCGCTACAGATCAAATTCTTGATCGAAGGCGAGGAAGAGGTCGGCAGCCAGAACCTGGAGGAACGACTGCCGGATCTGGCGGACAAACTGGCGTGCGACGTGGTCGTCATCAGCGACAGCAGCCAATACGCACCGGGTCGCCCCGCGATCACGTGCGGACTGCGCGGAATTGCCACGTACGAATTGTTCTTGGACGGACCGTCACACGACCTGCACAGCGGCAGCTTCGGCGGCGCGGTGGCCAACCCTGCCATGGCGTTGTGCCAGATGCTCGCCAGCATGAAGAACGCCGATGGCAGCATCGCGGTCGAAGGCATCTACGACGACGTTGCGGCCATTCCCGACATTGAACGCGAAGCGTGGAAAAAACTGGGTGCCGATGACGCTGAATTTGCCAACAGTGTCGGAGCATCGGAACTGCATGGCGAAACCGGCTTCACCACCGACGAACGCCGCTGGGCTCGTCCATCGCTGGACATCAACGGCCTGACCTCAGGCCATCAAGGCGAAGGCGTCAAAACCGTTCTGCCGGCGAAAGCGTCGGCGAAGTTCAGTTTCCGATTGGTCCCCGACCAAGATCCCAAACGATTGACCAAGCTTTTGGAATCACACTTCGAGAAACATTGCCCGCCGGGAATCCACTGGACGCTGAAACCAGATCACGGGGCCGGGGCGATGCTGGCCGATGCCAACAGTCGCTTTGCCAAAGCCGCCAGCGTCGCGATCGAGCAAGCCTTCGGAACGGCCCCCGTCATGATCCGCGAAGGAGGCTCGATTCCGATTTTGGCTCGTTTCCAAGAAGTCTTGAAATGCGATTGCTTGCTGCTCGGATGGGGTCAAGGCGACGATGCCGCTCACAGCCCGAACGAAAAGTTCTCGCTCGATGACTTCCATCGCGGCATCCAAGCCTCCGCGTCCCTCTGGCAATCCATCGCGTCGGTTTGA
- the thrS gene encoding threonine--tRNA ligase has protein sequence MSADSTPSPVSSSAAEVQVRLPDGSLKTQPADATAMDVAKEISEGLARSVVAAEVEGTIVDSFRPLGEIADEDNVVPLRLLTTRDESALDVLRHSAAHVMARAIMRLYKGVSLAFGPTTSGGFYYDFDMPEKLSEDDFPKIEAEIKKIIKAKEPFERFILERDEARKLCDDLDQDLKVEHIETGLGDQATVSFYRQGEFVDLCRGPHIPHAGMIKAIKLLSVAGAYWKGDASGRQLQRVYGTAFFDKKELSSYLEQLEEAKRRDHRVLGKQHGLFAINPEVGQGLCLWLPKGARVRVTLEDFLRRELLSRGYDPVYSPHIGRVEMYETSGHFPYYRDSQFAPLFGSEVGGLLDAWSTRLDQGGLSKDDEDKLIAAAEVFGVKLPDYKPSASNDAKKDVLHQWQLNHERYLLKPMNCPHHCQIFGAQPRSYRQLPLRLFEFGTVYRHEQTGELNGMMRVRGLTQDDAHIFCTADQVEEEFRATIELTKFVLESVGLDDYRVQLSLRDPDSSKYVGSEENWDHAEGALRGVLQQSGLSFNEEPGEAAFYGPKADFMVRDCIGRSWQLGTVQLDYNLPERFKLEYKGNDNATHRPVMIHRAPFGSLERFTGMLIEHFAGAFPMWLSPEQVRVLPLSDKSLEYATAVAKELDEAGLKVTVDASDGKVQAKIRNAQIDLVNYMAVVGPKEAETGQVALRDRIEGDLGSMPIKEAIARLKKEVETREVRQAVKGSTVSIAETGGAATDY, from the coding sequence ATGTCCGCTGATTCCACCCCGTCCCCCGTTTCTTCCTCAGCCGCAGAAGTTCAAGTCCGTTTGCCGGATGGTTCGCTGAAAACCCAGCCCGCTGACGCCACCGCGATGGATGTCGCGAAAGAGATCAGTGAAGGTCTCGCTCGCAGCGTGGTCGCCGCGGAAGTGGAGGGCACCATTGTTGACTCGTTCCGTCCTCTCGGCGAAATCGCCGATGAAGACAATGTGGTTCCGCTTCGTTTGCTGACCACGCGAGACGAGTCCGCCCTCGATGTCCTGCGACACTCCGCTGCTCACGTGATGGCTCGCGCGATCATGCGTCTCTACAAAGGCGTGTCGCTCGCGTTCGGTCCGACGACCTCGGGCGGGTTCTATTACGACTTCGATATGCCGGAGAAACTCAGCGAAGATGATTTCCCGAAGATCGAAGCTGAGATCAAAAAGATCATCAAAGCGAAAGAGCCTTTCGAACGCTTCATCTTGGAACGGGACGAAGCTCGAAAGTTATGTGATGACCTCGACCAAGATCTGAAGGTCGAGCACATCGAAACCGGTTTGGGCGATCAGGCGACCGTCAGCTTCTATCGTCAAGGCGAGTTTGTTGACCTTTGCCGTGGACCTCACATCCCACATGCGGGCATGATCAAAGCGATCAAGCTGCTCAGCGTGGCCGGTGCCTACTGGAAAGGCGACGCATCTGGTCGTCAGTTGCAACGTGTCTACGGCACTGCGTTCTTTGACAAGAAAGAACTGTCGAGCTACTTGGAGCAACTCGAAGAAGCCAAACGCCGCGACCACCGTGTGCTGGGCAAGCAACATGGTCTTTTTGCAATCAATCCCGAGGTCGGACAAGGCTTGTGTCTGTGGCTCCCCAAAGGTGCCCGCGTTCGTGTGACGTTGGAAGACTTCTTGCGACGCGAATTGCTGTCACGCGGTTACGATCCGGTTTACAGCCCACACATTGGCCGTGTGGAGATGTACGAAACCAGTGGTCACTTCCCGTATTATCGCGACAGTCAATTCGCACCGCTGTTTGGTAGCGAAGTTGGCGGGCTGTTGGATGCGTGGAGCACGCGATTGGATCAAGGCGGATTGTCCAAGGACGATGAAGACAAACTGATCGCGGCTGCCGAAGTCTTTGGCGTCAAGCTTCCCGATTACAAGCCATCCGCTTCCAACGACGCGAAGAAAGATGTGCTGCATCAGTGGCAGCTGAATCACGAGCGATATTTGCTCAAGCCGATGAATTGCCCGCACCACTGTCAAATCTTTGGCGCCCAGCCACGATCCTATCGTCAGTTACCGCTGCGTTTGTTCGAGTTCGGAACGGTTTATCGCCACGAGCAAACCGGCGAGCTGAACGGCATGATGCGGGTGCGTGGTCTGACGCAAGATGACGCGCACATTTTCTGCACCGCGGATCAGGTCGAAGAAGAATTCCGCGCGACGATCGAGCTGACCAAGTTCGTGTTGGAGTCGGTTGGGTTGGACGATTACCGCGTTCAGTTGTCGCTGCGTGATCCGGACAGCAGCAAGTACGTCGGCAGTGAAGAGAATTGGGATCACGCCGAAGGAGCGCTTCGCGGCGTGTTGCAGCAATCCGGTTTGTCGTTCAACGAAGAGCCCGGGGAAGCCGCGTTCTATGGGCCCAAAGCGGACTTCATGGTCCGTGACTGCATCGGACGTTCGTGGCAGTTGGGAACGGTCCAGTTGGATTACAACCTGCCCGAACGTTTCAAATTGGAATACAAGGGCAACGACAACGCGACGCACCGTCCGGTCATGATTCACCGGGCTCCGTTTGGTTCGCTGGAACGATTCACCGGGATGCTGATCGAGCATTTCGCGGGTGCGTTCCCGATGTGGTTGTCACCCGAGCAAGTTCGCGTGTTGCCGCTGTCGGACAAATCCTTGGAGTACGCGACCGCGGTGGCGAAGGAACTGGACGAGGCGGGATTGAAAGTCACGGTGGACGCCAGCGACGGCAAGGTGCAAGCGAAGATTCGCAACGCCCAAATTGACCTGGTCAACTACATGGCCGTGGTTGGTCCCAAGGAAGCCGAGACCGGACAGGTGGCGCTGCGTGACCGGATCGAAGGTGACTTGGGATCGATGCCGATCAAGGAAGCGATCGCTCGACTAAAGAAGGAAGTCGAGACGCGTGAGGTTCGACAAGCGGTCAAAGGCAGCACGGTTTCGATCGCCGAAACCGGTGGTGCCGCGACGGACTATTGA
- the mtaB gene encoding tRNA (N(6)-L-threonylcarbamoyladenosine(37)-C(2))-methylthiotransferase MtaB encodes MTAKLRTRTLGCKVNQYETELVRQGLQTIGYEDAGEGESADLCIVNTCTVTETGDSKSRQVVRRLHRENPDARIVVMGCYATRAPEEVGALPGVVEVLTDKRELGDLMGRFGVIDVPTGLSGFAGRKRAYVKVQDGCLLRCSYCIIPMVRPKLHSRPSQEIVDEVTRLVDAGHREVVLTGIHLGHYGVDWNRNKPREEWVRLAHLVRDLCEIPGKFRIRMSSIEATEVTRELIGVMAEYPEKVVPHLHLCLQSGSDSVLRRMRRRWGTKMFLDRCRLLRESLDRPAITTDIIAGFPGETEEEFEQTLRTCREAGFSKIHAFPYSARKGTPAAERNDQLDKSLISERVDRLGEVESELRRDYYDSLVGSQLELLVEEVGSDGRLQGTTCRYAPATIDIPERAEDADALREDDLIQAKVVRVADDRLELA; translated from the coding sequence ATGACGGCGAAACTTCGAACTCGGACCTTGGGCTGCAAGGTCAACCAATATGAAACGGAATTGGTTCGCCAAGGGTTGCAAACCATTGGCTACGAGGACGCCGGCGAAGGCGAGTCCGCCGATCTGTGCATCGTCAATACGTGCACGGTGACGGAAACCGGTGATTCCAAAAGCCGCCAAGTCGTGCGTCGTCTGCACCGCGAGAACCCGGACGCTCGTATCGTCGTGATGGGATGCTACGCCACGCGGGCTCCTGAGGAGGTTGGTGCTTTGCCCGGTGTGGTGGAGGTGCTGACGGACAAGCGAGAACTGGGTGATTTGATGGGCCGCTTCGGCGTCATCGATGTGCCGACGGGACTGTCTGGCTTTGCCGGACGCAAACGTGCCTACGTGAAAGTCCAAGACGGATGTTTGCTCCGTTGCAGCTACTGCATCATTCCCATGGTCCGGCCCAAACTGCATTCACGACCCAGCCAGGAAATCGTCGACGAGGTGACTCGTTTAGTGGACGCCGGTCACCGCGAAGTCGTTTTGACGGGAATTCACCTTGGACATTACGGCGTCGACTGGAACCGCAATAAACCTCGCGAAGAATGGGTGCGATTGGCTCATTTGGTTCGCGATCTGTGCGAGATCCCGGGCAAGTTCCGAATTCGAATGAGCAGCATCGAAGCCACCGAAGTCACCCGGGAACTGATTGGGGTAATGGCGGAGTATCCGGAAAAGGTTGTGCCGCACTTGCACCTGTGTTTGCAATCCGGAAGCGATTCGGTGCTGCGTCGCATGCGACGTCGGTGGGGCACCAAAATGTTCTTGGATCGTTGTCGTTTGCTGCGTGAATCTCTCGATCGACCCGCCATCACGACCGACATCATCGCTGGATTCCCGGGGGAAACCGAAGAAGAGTTCGAGCAAACGCTCCGCACTTGTCGGGAAGCGGGATTTTCCAAAATTCACGCGTTCCCGTATTCCGCTCGGAAAGGCACGCCCGCCGCCGAGCGTAATGATCAGCTCGACAAATCGTTGATCTCCGAACGTGTCGATCGATTGGGCGAGGTCGAATCTGAACTGCGTCGTGACTACTACGATTCGTTGGTCGGTTCGCAGTTGGAGTTGTTGGTTGAAGAAGTCGGCTCGGACGGGCGATTGCAAGGAACGACTTGCCGTTACGCTCCCGCGACGATTGATATTCCCGAACGAGCTGAAGACGCCGACGCGTTGCGTGAGGATGATTTGATCCAAGCCAAAGTCGTTCGCGTGGCCGATGACCGTTTGGAGTTGGCGTGA
- a CDS encoding nucleotide pyrophosphohydrolase, whose protein sequence is MSDSASDRPAESAKANEGRRDDVVTVEELKAVVHQFVDERNWHEFHQPKNLVMSLAIETAELMEHFQWLTPEEAAGVMNDPQKRHDVGEEVADCLAYLLAIANKLDIDLATTLKAKMIRNAIKYPAPEQS, encoded by the coding sequence GTGAGCGACTCAGCGAGTGATCGCCCAGCCGAAAGCGCGAAAGCGAATGAGGGGAGACGCGATGACGTGGTCACGGTGGAGGAACTGAAAGCCGTGGTTCATCAATTTGTGGATGAGCGGAACTGGCACGAGTTTCACCAACCAAAGAACTTGGTGATGTCACTGGCGATCGAGACTGCGGAGCTGATGGAGCATTTCCAGTGGCTGACTCCTGAAGAAGCCGCCGGTGTGATGAATGATCCGCAGAAACGTCACGACGTCGGCGAAGAAGTCGCGGATTGTTTGGCGTATCTGCTTGCGATCGCCAATAAGTTGGACATCGACTTGGCAACCACATTGAAGGCCAAGATGATCCGCAACGCGATCAAATACCCCGCTCCCGAACAATCGTAG
- a CDS encoding ATP-dependent Clp protease adaptor ClpS → MSDHSAAVAEPEVAPEEQQRSDRKPKRQPPYHVILWDDTDHSYDYVISMMKQLFRMPIEKGYQIAKEVDKSGRAICMTTTLELAELKRDQIHAFGKDERLDRCKGSMSATIEPARG, encoded by the coding sequence ATGTCCGACCATTCCGCCGCCGTCGCTGAACCCGAGGTTGCTCCGGAAGAACAACAACGCAGCGATCGCAAACCTAAGCGGCAACCGCCCTATCACGTCATTTTGTGGGACGACACCGACCACAGCTATGACTACGTGATTTCAATGATGAAGCAGTTGTTTCGGATGCCGATCGAAAAGGGGTATCAGATCGCCAAAGAGGTTGACAAAAGCGGCCGAGCGATTTGTATGACCACCACGTTGGAATTGGCTGAACTGAAACGCGACCAAATTCATGCCTTTGGCAAAGACGAACGTTTGGATCGTTGCAAAGGCAGCATGTCAGCAACCATCGAACCCGCCCGCGGATAA